TGAAGTGAGCTTCTAAAAATTATAGTAACTAATGCAAGCATTGTTAGGGCTATTATAGAAAGTAAGGAGGACAGTCCATCTAATCCATCAATTAAATTTACTGCATTCATTATCGCTGTTATCCATAAAACTGTAAATATCATAGAATAGATATAACTTAGATAGATTGTCGTATTCCCCAATGCTATATAATTAAGCTCAAAACCAAGGTAAAAAGTTATTAGCCCAATAAAAATTTGACATATAAGTTTGTGATTTGCTTTTAATGAATATATGTCATCTAATATACCTAGTATAAATACCAAGGTTATGGGAATAGCAACATTTAGCGGTACAACTATAAATATAAAGTTAGTAACCAAAAACGAAAGATAAATTGCAATTCCTCCGGAACGAGGTTTTGCAGTCTTGTGTATTTTGCGATTGTTAGGTTTATCTAAGATAAACATTGTTCCAATTCTTATAACAGCAGGCATTAAAGTAAAACTAATAAAAAAACCAAAAAACAAAAGTAGTATCTTCCCCAAACCTATCACCCCAGTTTTGTTCTTTATATATCAAGATTTCTTTATTTATTAGTAATCTTATATAAAGAACTTCAAAG
This genomic interval from Proteinivorax tanatarense contains the following:
- a CDS encoding MraY family glycosyltransferase, which translates into the protein MGKILLLFFGFFISFTLMPAVIRIGTMFILDKPNNRKIHKTAKPRSGGIAIYLSFLVTNFIFIVVPLNVAIPITLVFILGILDDIYSLKANHKLICQIFIGLITFYLGFELNYIALGNTTIYLSYIYSMIFTVLWITAIMNAVNLIDGLDGLSSLLSIIALTMLALVTIIFRSSLQGLILIYLGATIAFYIFNKHPSKLFLGDCGSLQLGYIISLASLDIIGQNSNVQTMGFIFLVFIPIFDTGCAIIRRSLNKKPIFSPDCKHIHHKLLAQNVSPCNSCYILGALSLIAAVAGVTTLIVSSLFITIIMAIFMLALSYVAYTPEKVILPIYYKVSVKEVATTIEKANATD